In the Elusimicrobiota bacterium genome, CAAAAATAAAGTTGTTTTGGTAATGGACCATTTCACGCCTAATAAAGATATAGCAAGCGCAGAACAGGTAAAATTTGTAAGAGAATTTGCTAAAGAACAAAAGATTGTAAACTATTTTGAGGGAAATAATTGCGGCGTTGAACACGCGCTATTGCCTGAAAAAGGCCTTGTTGTTCCCGGAGATTTGGTTGTCGGAGCCGATTCACACACTTGTACGTATGGCGCTTTGGCAGCATTTTCAACCGGAGTAGGGTCAACAGATTTAGCTGCAGCGATGATAACCGGGAAAATATGGTTCAAGGTTCCGGGTTCTATAAAATTTGTTTACAAAGGAAAACTTAAAAAATGGGTTTCGGGAAAAGATCTGATACTTTATACGATAGGTAA is a window encoding:
- a CDS encoding aconitase family protein; its protein translation is MGQTISEKILAAHCGLKSVRAGEFIEPKVDIALGNDITAPFAIKEFRKTGAAKIFDKNKVVLVMDHFTPNKDIASAEQVKFVREFAKEQKIVNYFEGNNCGVEHALLPEKGLVVPGDLVVGADSHTCTYGALAAFSTGVGSTDLAAAMITGKIWFKVPGSIKFVYKGKLKKWVSGKDLILYTIGKIGVDGALYQAMEFTGPVLKELSMSDRFSMANMA